In one Culex quinquefasciatus strain JHB chromosome 2, VPISU_Cqui_1.0_pri_paternal, whole genome shotgun sequence genomic region, the following are encoded:
- the LOC6047128 gene encoding uncharacterized protein LOC6047128 — MVDRVIILLILTFSVPQTLQESTKDLTDPLCDGGAEWSMICNGCNSMTLCMPTGSLDMFCTEGTPYCVDGEDGFATCNETPTAGCEPTTEGTTEAVTTESTTIESSTETSTVVETTTQLEITESTEPPTTIKPVPAMKCTGPGLFPDPRDCNAYHYCFAKGDQSHTVRCSEGSAFDFSSQQCKTLSSPSDCLTIRCDPLKVFQEYDTTGQYFGVCSLGSIAVYRCPAAPVNSDAAGSCPFTCSKEGFFTNPLEPNTYFHCWRMYGARSLSIRLLYCPTWWEFDEMAQRCVFKRGL; from the coding sequence ATGGTTGATCGTGTGATTATCCTACTCATTCTGACCTTTTCGGTCCCCCAGACCCTTCAAGAATCGACCAAAGATCTTACTGACCCACTTTGTGACGGCGGCGCTGAGTGGAGCATGATCTGCAACGGATGCAACTCGATGACGTTGTGCATGCCAACTGGCTCGCTGGATATGTTCTGCACTGAGGGCACCCCTTACTGTGTCGACGGAGAAGACGGATTCGCCACGTGTAACGAAACGCCTACGGCCGGATGTGAACCCACGACCGAAGGTACAACGGAAGCTGTGACAACGGAGTCGACTACAATTGAGTCGTCGACGGAAACTTCAACAGTGGTTGAAACTACAACTCAATTAGAGATAACCGAATCAACGGAACCTCCTACCACAATCAAACCCGTTCCCGCCATGAAGTGTACCGGTCCCGGACTCTTCCCAGATCCACGCGACTGCAACGCCTATCACTACTGTTTCGCGAAGGGCGATCAATCGCACACTGTGCGGTGTTCCGAAGGGTCCGCTTTTGACTTTTCGTCCCAGCAATGCAAGACGCTCAGCTCGCCATCCGACTGTCTCACGATCCGGTGTGACCCACTGAAGGTATTCCAGGAGTACGACACAACGGGGCAGTACTTTGGAGTTTGCTCACTGGGCTCGATCGCCGTGTACCGATGTCCGGCGGCGCCGGTCAACAGCGATGCTGCTGGATCTTGTCCGTTCACGTGCTCCAAGGAGGGATTCTTCACAAATCCGCTGGAACCGAACACATACTTCCACTGTTGGCGCATGTACGGAGCAAGGTCGCTGTCGATTCGATTGCTGTACTGTCCCACCTGGTGGGAGTTTGACGAGATGGCGCAAAGGTGTGTCTTCAAGAGAGGTCTGTGA